From a single Adhaeribacter swui genomic region:
- a CDS encoding TSUP family transporter translates to MLTEPKTLTATNQENYLFPVFLKLHELHTLIVGGGLVGEEKITAVLRNSPEARVTLVATQILPQIREFVASYPQVTLIERPYAATDLEEKDLVIVATDDKALNRQIKQQAKAQKLLANVADTPDECDFYLSSIVQKGNLKIAISTNGKSPTVAKRVKEVLNDTFPNELEAVLDNLQQIRNSLKGDFAEKVKQLNTITAVLVDKPVTPTITEAPKPAPVPLVQHIKHSWRYRVIIAFSCLGLMISGHLLFSFLPLDTIGGYALQLADDIDSQILWFMLAGFVAQMIDGALGMAYGVSASTFLLTVGIPPAVASASVHASEIFTSGVSGLMHLRFRNVNSKLFKNLLLPGVLGAILGAYILSSAEDYLYIIKPLVACYTLFLGGVIIKKAIKKTTKRKPVRKLGILATFGGFLDSVGGGGWGPIVSSSLIASGRSPLYTIGSVNLAEFFVSLASSITFITLLGFNHWQVVAGLVLGGVVAAPIAAVLARKLPIKAMMILVGLIVILVSLRNIITMIF, encoded by the coding sequence GTGTTAACTGAACCTAAAACTCTTACCGCCACTAACCAGGAGAACTATTTATTTCCGGTTTTCCTGAAGTTGCACGAACTGCATACTTTAATAGTAGGTGGTGGCTTGGTGGGAGAAGAAAAAATTACGGCGGTGCTGCGCAATAGTCCGGAAGCCCGGGTAACGCTGGTAGCCACTCAAATTTTGCCTCAAATCCGGGAATTCGTCGCATCTTACCCGCAAGTTACTTTAATCGAAAGACCTTACGCCGCTACCGACCTGGAAGAGAAAGACCTGGTTATTGTGGCTACCGATGATAAAGCCTTAAACCGGCAAATAAAACAACAGGCCAAAGCCCAAAAGTTACTCGCCAACGTAGCCGATACGCCGGATGAATGCGATTTTTACCTGAGTTCTATCGTCCAGAAAGGAAATTTAAAAATTGCTATTTCTACCAACGGCAAATCGCCCACGGTGGCCAAACGGGTAAAAGAAGTTTTAAACGACACATTTCCGAACGAACTGGAAGCCGTACTGGATAACCTGCAGCAAATTCGGAACAGTTTAAAGGGCGACTTTGCCGAAAAAGTAAAACAACTAAATACCATAACCGCAGTACTGGTGGATAAACCAGTTACTCCTACTATCACTGAAGCGCCTAAACCGGCGCCGGTGCCTTTGGTGCAACACATTAAACATTCCTGGCGGTATCGGGTAATTATTGCCTTTTCTTGTTTAGGTCTGATGATTTCCGGACACTTGCTGTTCAGCTTTTTACCGCTGGATACCATTGGTGGCTACGCTTTGCAATTAGCCGACGATATTGATTCTCAGATTCTGTGGTTTATGCTGGCGGGTTTTGTGGCGCAAATGATTGATGGGGCTCTGGGTATGGCTTACGGGGTAAGCGCCAGCACCTTCTTGCTCACGGTGGGTATTCCGCCGGCGGTGGCCAGCGCCAGCGTACACGCTTCCGAAATATTTACTAGTGGCGTTTCGGGTTTAATGCACCTGCGTTTCAGGAACGTAAATAGCAAATTATTTAAAAATTTACTCTTGCCCGGCGTTTTAGGCGCTATTCTGGGAGCTTACATTCTTTCTTCTGCCGAAGATTACTTATACATCATTAAGCCGCTGGTGGCTTGTTACACTTTGTTTCTGGGGGGCGTGATCATTAAAAAAGCGATAAAGAAAACTACCAAACGTAAACCGGTTCGCAAACTAGGCATTCTCGCTACCTTTGGCGGTTTCCTTGATTCGGTGGGTGGTGGTGGCTGGGGGCCAATTGTATCTTCGTCACTTATTGCTAGTGGCCGCAGCCCTTTGTACACCATTGGCTCCGTAAACTTGGCGGAGTTCTTTGTATCGTTGGCGAGTTCTATCACTTTTATTACGCTGCTGGGCTTTAATCACTGGCAGGTAGTAGCCGGTTTAGTGCTGGGTGGGGTAGTAGCTGCTCCTATAGCCGCGGTACTGGCGCGTAAACTTCCCATAAAAGCCATGATGATTTTAGTAGGATTAATCGTGATTCTGGTAAGTTTGCGCAACATCATAACCATGATTTTTTAA
- a CDS encoding O-succinylhomoserine sulfhydrylase codes for MKDKETQVIRTYPKRSEFREHSTPLYLTSSFTFETAEQGRALFADEVEGNIYSRFSNPNTSEFIEKVCVMEGAEDGFAFATGMSAVFSGFGALLQSGDHILASRSVFGSTHQLLTKVLPKWGITATYADADRPEEWEALIQPNTKLIYIETPSNPQLELIDLEWLGNLKKKHNLILSVDNCFATPYLQTPISYGADLVIHSATKFMDGQGRVLGGIIVGRQDLIDEIRFFARHTGPALSPFNAWVLSKSLETLPVRMDRHCDNALALAQHLDQHAELESVLYPFLPSHPQYELAKKQMKQGGGIVTFVVKGGYARAHKFMDALKIASKTANLGDSRTTITHPASTTHSKLTDAEREAVGISAGLIRISVGLENVNDLIADIDQALAATQA; via the coding sequence GTGAAAGATAAAGAAACCCAAGTAATCCGCACTTACCCGAAACGCAGCGAGTTCCGCGAGCATTCTACGCCGTTGTATCTTACGTCCAGTTTCACTTTTGAAACCGCGGAGCAAGGCCGGGCTTTGTTTGCCGACGAAGTAGAAGGCAACATTTATTCCCGGTTCTCTAACCCCAATACCAGCGAATTTATCGAGAAAGTGTGCGTGATGGAAGGCGCCGAAGATGGCTTTGCTTTTGCCACAGGTATGTCAGCGGTGTTTTCCGGTTTTGGCGCTTTGTTGCAATCCGGCGATCATATTCTGGCTTCGCGGTCGGTATTTGGTTCTACGCACCAGTTGTTAACCAAAGTATTACCCAAATGGGGCATTACCGCTACCTACGCCGATGCCGATCGCCCCGAAGAATGGGAGGCTTTGATTCAACCGAACACTAAGCTCATTTACATCGAAACGCCTTCTAATCCGCAGTTAGAGTTAATCGACCTGGAGTGGCTCGGGAATTTAAAAAAGAAGCATAATTTAATTTTAAGCGTCGATAACTGCTTTGCTACTCCTTACCTGCAAACGCCCATTTCATACGGGGCCGATTTGGTAATTCATTCAGCTACCAAGTTTATGGATGGCCAGGGCCGGGTTTTAGGTGGTATCATCGTGGGTCGGCAGGATTTAATCGACGAAATCCGGTTTTTTGCGCGCCACACCGGGCCGGCCTTATCGCCGTTCAATGCCTGGGTTTTAAGCAAAAGCCTCGAAACCTTACCCGTGCGCATGGACCGGCACTGCGATAATGCTTTAGCCTTAGCGCAACACCTGGATCAGCACGCGGAACTGGAAAGTGTTTTATATCCGTTTTTACCGTCGCACCCGCAGTACGAACTGGCCAAAAAACAAATGAAACAAGGCGGTGGCATTGTAACATTTGTGGTAAAAGGCGGTTACGCCCGCGCGCACAAATTTATGGATGCCTTAAAAATAGCTTCTAAAACCGCTAACCTCGGCGATTCTCGCACTACCATTACGCACCCGGCTTCTACGACGCATTCTAAGCTAACCGATGCCGAACGGGAGGCCGTTGGTATATCCGCGGGTCTGATCCGGATTTCGGTAGGCCTGGAAAACGTCAATGATTTAATTGCCGATATCGACCAGGCTTTGGCTGCTACGCAAGCATGA
- a CDS encoding PhzF family phenazine biosynthesis protein, whose amino-acid sequence MKKALYYLVDVFTDSAFGGNQLAVFPNGEEVPEHLMQQIAKELNLSETTFVLPPVNPQNDIKLRIFTPAQELPMAGHPTIGTAYVLLQQKLLAAEDRNQLIFEEGVGDIAVAFEKSGEVLGQITMTQPLPKFGQTVTDIQVLADLLSLSPDDILSEPAAQVVSCGVPYLYVPLKNLAAVKKARLRSDVLENQLSHVGSQSVFLFAMETEDPANTVHGRMFAPAFGIVEDPATGSACGPLGCYLVQHKLVLEQPIAHIICEQGYEMERPSLLYLTIEQENNSITQVKVGGTSVLVGEGYFYL is encoded by the coding sequence ATGAAAAAAGCACTTTATTACCTGGTAGATGTTTTTACAGATAGCGCTTTTGGCGGCAATCAGTTAGCGGTATTTCCGAACGGAGAGGAAGTGCCGGAGCATCTCATGCAGCAAATTGCGAAAGAGCTAAACCTTTCGGAAACTACGTTTGTGTTACCGCCAGTTAACCCGCAGAACGATATTAAACTGCGCATCTTCACGCCGGCTCAGGAACTGCCCATGGCCGGGCATCCTACTATTGGTACGGCCTACGTGTTGCTGCAACAAAAATTGCTTGCTGCGGAAGACCGTAACCAGTTAATTTTCGAAGAGGGTGTAGGGGATATAGCCGTAGCTTTTGAAAAATCTGGCGAAGTTCTGGGGCAGATTACCATGACGCAGCCTTTGCCAAAGTTCGGCCAAACCGTTACGGACATCCAAGTTCTGGCGGATTTGCTTTCGCTGAGCCCGGATGATATTTTGTCAGAGCCTGCCGCCCAGGTAGTATCATGCGGGGTACCTTACCTGTACGTACCTCTAAAGAACCTGGCCGCGGTAAAAAAAGCCCGTTTACGCAGCGATGTGTTAGAAAACCAACTAAGCCACGTTGGGAGCCAAAGTGTGTTCTTGTTTGCTATGGAAACCGAAGATCCGGCTAATACCGTGCATGGCCGCATGTTTGCCCCCGCATTTGGAATTGTTGAAGACCCAGCAACGGGTAGTGCCTGTGGCCCATTAGGCTGTTATTTAGTGCAACATAAGTTAGTACTGGAGCAACCCATTGCGCATATTATCTGCGAACAAGGTTATGAAATGGAACGACCAAGTTTGTTATACTTAACTATTGAGCAAGAAAATAATAGCATTACCCAAGTAAAAGTAGGTGGGACGAGCGTACTGGTAGGTGAGGGATACTTTTATTTGTAA
- a CDS encoding c-type heme family protein: protein MLICSLPRKLLLVISFFLQLGSLILIGGCEPKKLPNGKEMAAEVERHQVKRITGPMIIQETHRVGDSILRKADQQMLQFLKNKLDSGNFEQALQYRQKMQDSAVNQMAKKYQAQVGRTGKTWPNAATDPASLLLQEQLQQYQAFQKQKQPLKPQVIRVGTTELLYTKPIFMANPLCLQCHGQPGKTLSPEEQKLLPKDFASTHAGYQTGDWAGMWYVRFKSKGILESLTQKRKRSRIAQALFGKQDSVKK from the coding sequence ATGCTGATTTGTTCTCTTCCCCGGAAACTGTTACTTGTAATATCGTTCTTTTTACAATTGGGCAGTTTAATACTTATTGGTGGTTGCGAGCCGAAGAAGCTACCAAACGGCAAAGAAATGGCCGCTGAAGTAGAACGCCACCAGGTTAAACGCATTACCGGCCCTATGATTATACAGGAAACCCACCGGGTAGGCGATAGTATTTTGCGAAAGGCGGACCAGCAAATGCTGCAATTTTTAAAAAATAAACTCGACTCAGGTAACTTTGAACAAGCCCTGCAATACCGCCAAAAGATGCAGGACTCCGCAGTAAACCAAATGGCTAAAAAATACCAGGCACAGGTGGGCCGTACGGGCAAAACCTGGCCAAATGCTGCTACCGACCCCGCCAGTTTGTTGCTACAAGAGCAGTTGCAACAATACCAAGCTTTTCAGAAGCAAAAACAACCTTTAAAACCTCAGGTAATCCGGGTGGGCACTACCGAACTTTTGTATACCAAACCCATTTTTATGGCCAACCCCTTGTGCTTGCAATGCCACGGCCAACCCGGAAAAACGCTTTCGCCGGAAGAGCAAAAATTATTACCAAAAGATTTTGCTTCCACGCACGCTGGTTACCAAACGGGGGATTGGGCCGGGATGTGGTACGTACGGTTTAAAAGCAAAGGCATTCTGGAGAGCCTTACGCAGAAAAGAAAAAGATCACGCATCGCACAAGCGCTCTTCGGCAAGCAGGATTCTGTGAAGAAGTAA
- the prfA gene encoding peptide chain release factor 1 yields the protein MLDKLEAIKERFDEVNLLLQQPESMSDMKKYKSLNKEYKDLEKIVIEYRKYQNLLGNIENAKQVIATEKDEEFREMAKEELDELYPQVDEMEALIKDLLIPKDPNDSKDIIIEIRAGAGGDEASIFAGDLHRMYSRFAEKQGWRMELIDAQEGTSGGYKEIISSISGEDVYGKMKYESGVHRVQRVPATETQGRIHTSVASVVVLPEVEEFDIELDMNDIRKDLFCASGPGGQSVNTTYSAVRLTHLPTGIMAQCQDQKSQLKNYDKALKVLRSRIYEVELAKKNEEMGAQRKSMVGGGDRSDKIRTYNYPQGRVTDHRIGYTVYNLPNVMDGQIDDFIEELRIAENAERLKEGVA from the coding sequence ATGTTAGATAAGTTAGAGGCCATTAAAGAGCGTTTTGACGAAGTAAATCTGCTTTTACAACAGCCCGAAAGTATGAGCGATATGAAAAAGTACAAGTCGCTTAATAAAGAATACAAAGACCTCGAAAAAATTGTTATTGAATACAGAAAATACCAAAACCTGCTCGGCAATATCGAAAATGCCAAGCAAGTAATTGCTACCGAAAAAGACGAAGAATTCCGGGAAATGGCCAAGGAAGAGCTCGACGAGCTGTATCCGCAGGTAGACGAGATGGAAGCCTTAATTAAAGATTTGCTTATCCCGAAAGACCCGAACGACAGTAAAGATATTATCATTGAAATCCGGGCGGGTGCCGGGGGCGACGAAGCATCTATTTTTGCCGGCGACTTGCACCGCATGTATTCCCGCTTTGCCGAAAAACAAGGCTGGCGCATGGAGTTAATCGATGCCCAGGAAGGTACTTCGGGTGGTTACAAAGAGATTATCAGCAGCATTTCCGGCGAAGACGTGTACGGTAAAATGAAGTACGAGTCGGGCGTGCACCGCGTGCAACGCGTACCCGCTACTGAAACGCAAGGCCGTATTCATACGTCGGTGGCCAGCGTGGTGGTACTACCGGAAGTTGAAGAATTTGACATTGAGTTGGACATGAACGATATCCGGAAAGACTTGTTCTGTGCCTCCGGACCAGGTGGTCAGTCGGTAAACACTACCTACTCCGCAGTTCGTTTAACGCACTTACCTACCGGTATTATGGCACAGTGCCAGGACCAGAAATCGCAGTTGAAGAACTATGATAAAGCGTTAAAAGTATTGCGTTCCCGGATTTACGAAGTAGAGCTCGCCAAGAAAAATGAAGAAATGGGAGCCCAGCGCAAAAGCATGGTAGGCGGCGGCGACCGTTCCGATAAAATCCGGACGTATAACTACCCGCAAGGCCGGGTAACGGATCACCGTATTGGTTATACCGTGTACAACCTGCCCAACGTAATGGACGGCCAGATTGACGACTTTATCGAAGAACTACGCATAGCCGAAAACGCCGAACGCTTGAAAGAAGGGGTAGCTTAA
- a CDS encoding secondary thiamine-phosphate synthase enzyme YjbQ, protein MKWYQKSIRLPALKRGYHLITDLLTAELPELEGIKVGLAHIFIKHTSASLTINENADFTVRQDFESHFNKMVPENAPYYRHTLEGPDDMPAHIKASLLGSSVSIPITDGAFNLGTWQGIYLGEHRDHATRRWLVVTLQGE, encoded by the coding sequence ATGAAATGGTATCAGAAAAGTATTCGCTTGCCCGCGCTTAAACGCGGTTATCATTTAATTACGGATTTGCTCACCGCCGAATTACCCGAACTAGAAGGCATAAAAGTTGGTTTGGCGCACATATTTATTAAACATACTTCGGCCAGCTTAACCATTAACGAAAACGCTGATTTCACGGTACGGCAGGATTTTGAAAGCCATTTTAACAAGATGGTACCCGAAAATGCGCCGTATTACCGCCACACCCTCGAAGGTCCCGACGATATGCCCGCGCACATCAAAGCTTCGTTGCTGGGTAGTTCCGTTTCGATACCCATTACCGATGGGGCGTTTAATTTAGGAACCTGGCAAGGCATTTACCTGGGTGAGCACCGCGACCACGCTACCCGTCGGTGGTTGGTAGTTACCCTGCAAGGCGAGTAA
- the chrA gene encoding chromate efflux transporter, which translates to MDSQPWSKGQKVLSPRNYIFLKDVLWLALTAFGGPQAHISMMFKILVEKRRYLTEAELIELNALCQILPGPTSTQTITAIGFRMGGPNLAYLTLLVWIAPATLIMTLMGLTMSYLQANNISLRFTRFILPMAVGFVSFAAYRISSKVVNTKTGIGMMVISANISYFFNMPWVYPILLIAGGAITALRYKAQPIEPDKKIRINWSNFILYTAVFIAAAVLGGTTQLRGFKLFENFYRNGSLIFGGGQVLIPLMYSQFVEFKQYLTSEEFLSGFAMVQALPGPVFAFCSYLGALAMRDYGIGGQLLGSFIGTVGIFLPGTFLIFFVIRFWGELRKYRVIKASLEGINAVSSGMVAAAAILLYHPIDTNLANIAIVVGTFCLLLWTEVPPPYIILTGLLTGLLF; encoded by the coding sequence GTGGACTCTCAGCCGTGGTCCAAAGGTCAAAAAGTTTTAAGCCCCAGAAACTACATTTTTCTGAAAGATGTACTTTGGTTGGCGCTTACTGCTTTCGGGGGGCCACAGGCACACATTTCCATGATGTTTAAAATTCTCGTGGAAAAACGCCGCTATCTTACCGAAGCCGAGCTGATTGAGTTAAATGCCCTTTGCCAGATTCTACCCGGGCCAACATCTACCCAAACCATTACAGCTATTGGCTTTCGCATGGGTGGCCCTAATTTAGCTTATCTTACCCTCCTCGTCTGGATTGCGCCAGCTACCCTTATCATGACCTTGATGGGGTTAACCATGTCGTATTTGCAGGCTAATAACATTTCGCTACGATTTACGCGGTTTATATTACCGATGGCGGTGGGCTTTGTATCGTTTGCGGCTTACCGCATTAGCTCCAAGGTAGTAAATACCAAAACCGGCATTGGCATGATGGTGATTTCGGCTAACATTTCTTATTTTTTTAACATGCCTTGGGTTTACCCGATACTTTTGATAGCTGGCGGCGCCATTACGGCCTTGCGGTATAAGGCACAACCCATTGAGCCGGATAAGAAAATACGCATTAACTGGAGCAATTTTATTTTATACACGGCGGTATTTATAGCGGCAGCAGTACTAGGGGGCACTACCCAATTACGCGGTTTTAAGCTGTTTGAAAACTTTTACCGGAATGGCAGTTTAATTTTTGGCGGCGGACAAGTACTCATTCCGTTAATGTACTCGCAATTTGTAGAATTTAAGCAATACTTAACTTCCGAAGAATTTTTATCGGGTTTTGCGATGGTGCAGGCTTTACCCGGGCCGGTGTTTGCCTTTTGTTCGTACCTGGGGGCTTTAGCCATGCGCGATTACGGCATTGGCGGGCAGCTATTAGGTTCATTTATCGGTACAGTGGGTATATTTTTACCCGGTACTTTCCTGATCTTTTTTGTAATCCGGTTTTGGGGCGAACTCCGCAAGTACCGGGTAATTAAAGCTTCACTGGAAGGAATTAACGCCGTGAGTTCGGGCATGGTAGCCGCAGCCGCCATTTTGCTGTACCATCCCATTGACACGAATCTGGCAAACATTGCTATTGTAGTGGGCACCTTCTGCCTTCTGCTCTGGACTGAAGTCCCCCCACCTTACATTATCTTAACGGGTTTATTAACCGGCCTTTTATTTTGA
- a CDS encoding isopenicillin N synthase family dioxygenase → MTEKLVDKIPSLDLADFTSGSPERKQQFVQDLGEAFQSIGFVAIRNHGLSEELSKQLYAAVQKFFSLPDDVKQKYENPTLAGQRGYVGKGKEHAKGRNTGDLKEFYHVGQDLPAAELEAENYPANIWPDEVPEFKEMTLVAYRALEQAGTHMLRAIALYLGLSEDYFDARVHHGNSILRAIHYFPIENPDSVPADAVRAAEHGDINLITLLMGASADGLQVLRRDGKWIPITALPEQIVVNVGDMLSRHTNNKLKSTIHRVVNPPRELMHTSRYSIPFFMHPRPEMDLTCLDGCIDAENPKAYPDTTAGEFLTERLIELGLLKK, encoded by the coding sequence ATAACCGAGAAATTAGTTGATAAGATTCCGTCGTTAGACTTAGCTGATTTTACTTCCGGTAGCCCGGAGCGTAAACAGCAATTTGTACAGGACCTGGGGGAGGCATTTCAAAGTATTGGCTTTGTGGCTATCCGTAACCATGGCTTAAGCGAGGAGCTTTCGAAACAATTATACGCGGCGGTGCAAAAGTTTTTCAGCTTGCCCGACGATGTAAAACAAAAATACGAAAACCCCACTTTAGCAGGCCAGCGTGGCTATGTGGGCAAAGGGAAAGAACACGCCAAAGGCCGCAACACCGGCGATTTAAAAGAATTTTACCACGTGGGCCAGGATTTACCGGCCGCCGAATTAGAAGCCGAAAATTATCCGGCTAACATCTGGCCCGACGAAGTACCGGAATTTAAAGAAATGACTTTGGTCGCTTACCGTGCCTTAGAACAAGCCGGAACCCACATGCTGCGCGCCATTGCATTGTACCTGGGCTTAAGCGAAGATTACTTTGATGCCCGCGTACACCACGGCAACAGCATTTTACGGGCCATCCATTATTTCCCAATTGAAAATCCGGACAGCGTGCCGGCCGATGCCGTACGGGCCGCCGAACACGGCGATATTAACTTAATTACTTTATTAATGGGTGCCAGCGCCGATGGGTTACAAGTGTTGCGGCGCGACGGCAAATGGATTCCGATTACGGCTTTGCCCGAGCAAATTGTGGTAAATGTTGGCGATATGCTGTCGCGGCACACCAATAACAAATTAAAATCTACCATTCATCGGGTAGTCAATCCGCCGCGCGAACTCATGCATACCTCCCGCTATTCAATTCCGTTTTTCATGCACCCACGCCCCGAAATGGACCTTACTTGCCTGGATGGTTGCATCGACGCCGAAAACCCCAAAGCTTACCCCGATACTACAGCCGGTGAGTTTTTAACAGAACGTTTGATAGAACTGGGTTTATTGAAGAAATAG
- a CDS encoding superoxide dismutase: MDKRTFLKSAALLGIAGLVKPLNLLAKPVADTFTLPKLPYEFNALEPHIDKQTMEIHYTKHHQAYVTNLNKAVTGTALANMKLEDILKDISKHPVAVRNNGGGHWNHTFFWNILSAQGGKPTGKLAAAIQSDLGGMDKFKETFNQAATTRFGSGWAWLIVEPSGKLAVTSTPNQDNPLMDVAEKKGKPVIGLDVWEHAYYLKYQNRRPDYIAAFWNVINWANAEKNYVAALQK, translated from the coding sequence ATGGATAAAAGAACTTTTCTTAAATCGGCGGCACTGCTCGGAATAGCAGGGTTGGTAAAGCCCTTAAACTTACTGGCTAAGCCCGTAGCCGATACTTTTACGCTTCCTAAGTTGCCTTACGAGTTTAATGCGCTGGAGCCGCACATCGATAAGCAAACCATGGAAATCCATTATACCAAGCACCACCAGGCCTATGTTACTAATTTAAATAAAGCGGTAACGGGCACTGCCTTGGCCAACATGAAACTGGAAGATATTTTAAAAGATATCAGCAAACACCCGGTAGCGGTACGCAATAACGGCGGCGGCCACTGGAACCATACTTTCTTCTGGAATATCTTATCGGCGCAAGGTGGTAAACCAACCGGCAAACTGGCGGCTGCCATCCAAAGCGATTTAGGCGGCATGGATAAATTTAAGGAAACCTTTAACCAGGCGGCTACTACCCGCTTTGGTTCGGGCTGGGCCTGGTTAATTGTGGAGCCTTCGGGTAAGCTGGCTGTTACTTCTACCCCTAACCAAGATAACCCTTTAATGGATGTTGCCGAGAAAAAAGGCAAGCCCGTAATTGGTTTGGATGTGTGGGAACACGCCTATTATTTAAAATACCAAAACCGCCGGCCCGATTACATCGCGGCTTTCTGGAACGTAATTAACTGGGCCAACGCCGAGAAAAACTACGTTGCTGCCCTGCAGAAATAA
- a CDS encoding DUF4302 domain-containing protein: MKKIYLLGLLLLTLLSACQKDENDPAPGQRPDERLAKALADYKTQLTGAPYGWKATLTTGENRKYSFFLKFSENDRVSMSADVSSSSAGAPTESSYRLKAMQQPALIFDTYSPLHLLADPDPEVLFNLNGQEGTVGQGMFSDFEFTLDSVNAATIRLTGNMQQSKMLLVQATQEEFNAYTAGKLKTIIDETTAYSKANPFLFLPAANGNKLQVDINPTNRTFSLVSLENGNVQIISTTFTYTLRGLLFDPPLVLNNTAITELLWDSEQQVYYADINGTRVVVQSSPTAIIPLHNFVGATFNTVAVPPQALPGWSPDFTSAQQQIAAALLNGNYGLQLDYMLFLFNPQSRSMQLYVVIYQNNVQYFAIYPYTYTKTAAGVYKFTAQAPNGNGQAIAPDMAPILNHLNTESFTLDYFRDPTEGTLGQIKSLESPEFYFTGTLETLQ, translated from the coding sequence ATGAAGAAAATATACCTTTTGGGCTTATTGCTGCTTACCCTGCTATCGGCCTGCCAGAAAGACGAAAACGACCCAGCTCCCGGCCAACGTCCGGATGAGCGCTTAGCCAAAGCCCTGGCTGATTATAAAACCCAGTTAACGGGAGCGCCTTACGGCTGGAAAGCTACGCTTACTACCGGCGAAAACCGCAAATACAGCTTTTTTTTAAAATTTAGCGAAAACGACCGGGTAAGTATGTCAGCGGACGTAAGCTCCAGTTCGGCGGGCGCACCTACCGAAAGTTCTTACCGCTTAAAAGCCATGCAACAACCCGCCTTAATTTTTGATACTTACTCGCCCCTGCATCTTCTGGCCGACCCTGATCCGGAGGTGTTATTTAATTTAAACGGGCAGGAAGGTACGGTGGGCCAAGGCATGTTTTCGGATTTTGAGTTTACCCTCGACTCGGTAAATGCCGCAACTATTCGCTTAACCGGCAATATGCAGCAAAGCAAAATGCTACTGGTACAAGCCACCCAGGAAGAATTTAACGCGTATACGGCGGGCAAACTTAAAACCATTATCGACGAAACTACGGCTTACTCCAAAGCCAATCCTTTTCTTTTTCTGCCAGCTGCCAATGGCAACAAACTGCAAGTAGATATTAACCCCACCAACCGAACCTTCTCGTTGGTTTCGCTGGAGAACGGCAATGTGCAAATAATTTCTACCACGTTTACGTATACCCTCCGCGGCTTACTATTCGACCCGCCTTTGGTTTTAAACAACACCGCTATTACCGAACTTTTATGGGACAGCGAGCAGCAAGTATATTACGCCGACATTAATGGCACCCGGGTAGTGGTGCAATCATCACCAACCGCCATTATTCCTTTGCATAACTTTGTGGGAGCTACTTTTAATACGGTAGCCGTGCCGCCGCAAGCATTGCCTGGCTGGTCGCCGGATTTTACCAGTGCCCAGCAACAGATTGCCGCCGCTTTGCTAAACGGTAACTATGGGTTACAGCTGGACTATATGTTATTTTTATTTAATCCGCAAAGCCGGTCCATGCAATTATACGTGGTGATATACCAGAATAATGTTCAATACTTTGCGATTTATCCTTATACGTACACTAAAACGGCCGCTGGTGTTTATAAATTTACTGCGCAAGCACCCAATGGCAACGGGCAGGCCATTGCGCCGGATATGGCCCCTATCTTAAACCATTTAAATACCGAAAGCTTTACCCTGGATTATTTCCGGGACCCTACCGAAGGCACTTTGGGCCAGATAAAAAGCCTGGAAAGCCCAGAATTTTATTTTACCGGTACTTTAGAAACGTTACAATAA